A segment of the Lycium ferocissimum isolate CSIRO_LF1 chromosome 10, AGI_CSIRO_Lferr_CH_V1, whole genome shotgun sequence genome:
aaaaaaaaaaaattacaacaacaacatacctagtgtagtCCCACCAGTAAATCATGACATTccgaaaaaagaaaggagagaagtAACCAAGCCCAATTCTCTGATTAAGCAGCTTAATAAATGGCCAATTTACTGTTTTAATTTGCTGGGTCTGTGTTCTTTGTTTGATGGCTATTGATTTTTAGAAGCAAAAGAAagcaaattgaattttttttttttaaaaaagcgtCCAGCGGGAATCAATCCCGCAACCATCTGGGCAAAATCCCCCTTGGCAGTCCGTCCTTTGCCATGGAACCATCATGGTTATGGGTTCCACACTGAAAATACTTATACTCTACTATATTTTACAATATAAAAATAGGACTTACGGTAGCGGGTGTGGGTTCTCGAGAACCCACACCCGCTActgtagatccgcccctgatgGCAAACATATTTCAAACTTCTTATTTAGCTGATTCAGAATAAACAATAGAAAAACTCAAGCTAAATTGAAATAATTGAtagctcaacttcaacatgcagaACTAGTTTTCGATTTTGAGGAGACATCATTTCCTTCTTTAATTGCAATAATATATCTTCCATTGTGTATTGGCGCTTCCAATCTGCTAGCATGGGGAAGAGACTTGGCTCGACCTGATAATGTTCTCAGGTCGAGGTTAAGCTTATTTTCTAACTGTCCAAGTCTTTAAAAGTTGATTAGACAGTGGGACCTACGACGCCGGTTTCTTGGTTTACACAACTCATGTTTATTCTTGTTTGGAACCTCACACTAGGTGAGTGATCTAGTTACTCCTTTCCGCAGAAAAGTTTTAACTGATAGATGCGCCCTTCATGCAGAGTATAATAAACAGTACATGTCATAACAAGCCCGAATTCTTTGGGTTTCAGTAACACCAAAGTAATTACGAGTAGCAGAAAACACAAAGCAAGCAATTCTCACATTCAATTGACAAGGTAAAAATAACCCTTGCTGGAAAGTTACATCTTCAATTTAGACACCTTAGAAGTTTCAATAAGAAAATACGTTTTTGAAAGAATTGTAAACAGCCCTCGTCACGTAGTATTAGTTAGGCCAACCATTATTAACCGAGGACTAACTTGCCTCTATTGatcaaatttcattttattcaatgaatatcaacaacaattcttGTCCTCAATGATTATAACATCGATAAAAGGTTTCGAGAAAGTTGTTCCTTTTCAACTATCTCCCCTCCCATGCCTTCAATTCTCACCCAAAGAACACTTTTTTCTAGTTGTTAAACGCGCGCTTAAGCCTTGAAGTGAGGCACAAAACATATTGTGCGTGCCTCACTTTATGGGTGCTTCAAAGatcatcatcaaggctctaacGCATACTCAACACTAAACAATTGATATTTTCtttatcgttttttttttttcatattctttgTCCATATACTATCTGTTACTCATGCTTCTGAATATTAATCTTGGACTACACAtgcatttttgtattttatttctccCTTTGCACCTTTTCATTAAGGCCCTTGCTTTATATTcgtgcgcttaaagccccaaaGGACTTtggagcttttttgcgcttttcgcttttgataataCTGAATGTATTCAACATGGTGGTTGAAAGTCAAGGTGACTATAAGTGCATCAGTGACCATTCAGGGCAGAGCTGAGATCTCCCTTTTTCTTCTCTATgctttttaattctttatctttcaacctatttttttgtttttggtttctaGAAGCAACTGAACTTTAGGACCTGTTGCTAATCTCATTAACTCAATTGAGAAACTCCAATATGCTATTTTTGTGGTATAAATTTTCGGAAACAAAACACCAGCTTTGATCTCTTATATTGCTCATTTAGCCCGACAGGTCCTACAGTAATAAATCTGTTTCTAGCAGGACTAGAAAACAGATCATTTCCCTTTACATTTCAACCACATCAATGCTTTTGATGTTGACCTTATTTCATCAATAAATCATAGAGAAAATTCAGACTTGTCTCGTGAACTAAGTTAAGTCTCAAAAGCAGCTTATGCACGTTCACGAAGAGATGCAACAACCATTAAAAGCCTAACCATGAAAGTTATGGGAACCAAAGAAATGATTAAAAGATCTCTTGATGCAAAAGGAAGTTTCCTTGGTAGTTTTGTTCCAATATTATGTCAATTGTTAAGCTACAAACTTCTTGTCAATCAATTTTCCTATAGTAAATCTTCAAATACTTTGGCCCTCCAAAATGTGTACTTCGATAGCTTCTTCAATAAATATTGTCTACTAAGCTTGGAAGCAGCTAGTAAGTTTTGTCAGCTCTACGAATGCTTTGTTGATCTTGGTATTGGCAGTAATTTTAAACGAGTCATTTTCAATGTTGTGATGGAAGTGTGCCTCAGAAAAATTCAGCTCTTTAGATGCAGTCATACTTCTTAACTTTGCCTCCGAGGTACTTGGTGGCAAAGCAATTCTATGTCTCCAATTAACTACTGTTTTATAACCTGTTTGGCCAAATAGGCTATTAATCTTCTATCAGCATACCTTAGTGTTACTTTTACATTAACCCAACTAAAGGAGTTGGTGACTAAAATATCAAAGCCCACCACAAGTTAAAAGTATGATACGATAGTCAACAAGGATATTTGAAGATTAGCCAAGAACTAAATTAAATGACACAATTCTTACTCATCTCAAGAAAAGATACAATTCTTAACATTAACAGCGGAAAGCATAAAGAGGGAATTAATACTAAAATTCAATCAACTTCAAGGAAAAATCATGGATATATCCAAGAACACAGAAAAATGGATCTACAAGCACATCTTCGGAAAAGCTGAGAAAGAAAGCCCTACGTTGGGAGGACCAATTATAGTTCCTGTCCATGATTGCATGTACACATCATCTGCATCATCCATTCCGTAGTTGACAGTTCCATCCCCAATTCCCCTTTCTCCtctttcaagctcttccaatAATCTGAAATTCCTCGGGACTGGAGTTCAAGGAAATATCATCAGATAAAGAGCAACACACTTATATGGTATGCAGATTGTAGTGCATTTAAAAAGGGTTTGCTTGAAAGATTGAAAAACATAAAGTTTAATGAATAACAATCATGTTAAACCTTATAGAGGAAAACAACAAACAGTTTGTAAATACAAAGGGAGAAGAATAAGGAATAGTATTGCACAAGATACCAAggaatagtttttttttttttttttcccttaactCATACTGTTGCAGCTAGAAATTGAATGAGTAAAACAAGTTCAAATATAAGTGTTGGTAAAATTATAAGTGGTGTAACCTAAGAGTATCGTACAGGATGCCTAGGAATAGTTTTCTTTCCCTGAACTCATATCATGGTAGGTAAAAAATGAATAGCAAAATAAACTCGCTAAAGGAagctaaataaaaatatattctaGCTGCTTGATCCAAAatgctatttttttctttgatgatttAAGATTGTTCGAAATAATAGCTTTTATATACCAAAAACCACAAAACTTCCAAAATTAAGTAGAAACTCTTGGTTAACAAGTGATGTTTTCCTCAAAATGCAGACTTCAGAACCTCCCAACAACTGAGGGTCATCTTAGATCATTAGATCCCCAAATGTATGAGAGGAAGCAACTAAATTTTCacaaagttattttttaacGTGCAAGTTATATAGAGGAGATAAATGTGTTCAATTTCATTCAAGAACTTAATGGTATTCAATTGCATGTAGCACTGAACTTGAAAACAAATGCCATCTCAATTTCGGACGAAATAACAAAAGTATCCAGAGAGTTCACTATTTTCATAATTCTCTTCTAACTTAATAAAGGAGGAAAAAACAGATTCAATCAGGTttaaatcaataatcatggacatgcaaGTATGGTTGTTTCTTACAAGTGAAAATATAAACGGGTTAAGTATCTAGCACACTTTACAAAAAGCTAAAAACTTAGACCTAGATAAGATGCTAGAAAGCACCCAAGGGtatggcctagtggtcaataaAGTGAATTGAGAACCATAAagacaaaaacactaggtgatttcttccctctgTCGCAGCCTTGGTGGACGGAGTTACCTGATACCTGTTGCTGGTCGGAGGTGCAAGGTATCccatggaattagtcgaggtgcgtgcatgctggcccggacaccacggttattaaaaaaaaatgatgctAGAAACTTATACCGCTCTATAAATGAAATCCTTAAGTTTAGCTTCATCCTACTTGGAAATGTACCATTATGTTTTCTTAAGGCAATTGTCTGCAGAACATAATCATGAATTACTAAGTATTGGAGTTGTGATCAGCTCAAATCATTTTGCCTGCTCTTAAGGATGCGGATCAGTTAGTATTTACATTGAGTCACATGAAGCTCCGCATTCCTTCCTACCCCAAGGGTTAGCTCAATGGGCAAAGGTTGAGGGACTTGTGTCTTAGGTCACAAGTTCGAACCCTGTCTCAAGCAAACTAATAGCCTGTTTGTCCAAGTTTCTAGAAAGCCAAAAGtgcttatattttaaaaatgagtGCTTTTGAGTAGTGGCAGAAgttgtttttcagaagctaaaaaaaattttttttttccctaaaagcacttttgaaacATTGGTCAAGCACAAAGTACTGCTCTAATATTGGCAAAAGTGATTTTCAAAATGATTATCCAAACACAAATTGCTACTCTCCAAAAATACCTTTTCGATAAGCACTTCTAATAAAAAGCAATTTAAAAATAAGCAGATTTTGGAAAACTCGAACAAACAGTAAATGTTATAAGTCTAGTATAAAGTGAAGAAAGCTAGATGGATGGACCCATCATCCCTAAGTTTCGAAGGTTGCGGTTGGTTCAAGGAAGTGGCTCTAGACAAATTTCTCGATCACCATCAAAAAAATCTGCATTCCCTCCTTTGACTCTCCCTCCAGTTGCACACACCCAACAGAACTAtcctaaagaaaaaaaaaaccctgaAAATGTACTAAAACTTTCAACAACCTTCTAACTAGAAATTACCTTCTCCTGTCCCTTACTTTTCTTTGCACCATATATCTCACATACACAACTCTTTCTGTGGTTGATATTGATTTTGCTGAAACAAAATAGCAGGAACAGATGAAACGAGAACTCGAATTACAGAACAGGAGACCAAGAACTCAGGCACCCAGTGGCAGATGGAAGCAATGTAGATGGTAAAACTTACAAAGGAGCAAAAACCGATCATTCAGTAGCCGCATGAATAGTATATTATCTAGAATTCTAATCAATGAACCTTCGACCTGAGCATCAGTAAGACAATATCTTCACCTTAATTAAGTTTTCTGATAACAAAGATTTCAACTTTCCAGTAAAGGCTGACAACAAGTCCACCATGAAATACAATTTGTTTTGTTAGTGCCTCAAAAGGACAGCTCTTTAGAACCTGAAAAACAGCCTGAACAGAGTAGAATGCATATAGCTAACCTCAACTTTTATAGTGGTCAGGCAGATTGTTCTGAAGAAAGAGGACCCTAAGAAACTCAGAAGGAAATAAAATGTAGGAACCACTCATAGTTAGAGAATAACAATAAGGGATGTTTTTTTTAGGGAAGGGATTATAATTCCGAGATTAAATTCAGGATTGGCTTATCCCACGTTTGGTAGTACTTTTTATTCCAGGATTAGACCAATCAACCGAAAATCTACCAATAAAGGTATATCCACTAGATAATGGCGTTATTAATCCCGACCCCGAACATCCtctcatccccccccccccacccccccccccccccccccaaaaaaaaaaaaaaaaaaaaaaaaagaaagggcaAGTTACCTATTTGGCTGGTCGGCCAAAAATAATAACATTCGCTagccaaatgtacaaaaattatatactattatgtataaaaattgtatcttttatgtataatatacatttacatacaaaaaatatacatttgctGTCTATTATTTTAGTGGGGGCTATTTATGTCAATCTCTCATTAacgaaaaacccaaaaaaaaaagtggtccAGAATTTGCATAGGGATTAAGGGTTGCTTGATTTTTCACATTGAAACAGGAAATGTTAGCCCGATCACTAAATCTTATTCATGGCAAAACCCAACAAAGAAACCCTGGTCTCATACATCAGAAATTAAGGTATAAATAGCAAGGGAAAGACATAAACGAAAAAGAGACTTAAAACAAGAGTTCAATAAAGATTTAGTAcaactaaacaaaaaaaaaaaatcaatcttgAAATGTAACAAAGCATAAAATGACTAGTACATTTTGAGGATTTTGAAGCTTACTCACAACCCTGGATGATCCTTCTGTGCTTATTTCTGGCAGCATTTTGAATTACAACAGCAAAGAaagattctttcttttttaactgACAAAACAAGGGGTTCCTAGAAATACAAGTTCAAACAAAAAAGAGACTGAAAACAAG
Coding sequences within it:
- the LOC132032860 gene encoding ubiquitin-conjugating enzyme E2 variant 1A-like, which gives rise to MLPEISTEGSSRVVIPRNFRLLEELERGERGIGDGTVNYGMDDADDVYMQSWTGTIIGPPNAMKRIGWNKEAWF